The proteins below come from a single Streptomyces sp. SCSIO 75703 genomic window:
- a CDS encoding ferredoxin — translation MSVEQGAGTTGEALEVWIDQDLCTGDGICAQYAPEVFELDIDGLAYVKGTDDELLQHAGATTPVPPALLTDVVDSARECPGECIHVRRVSDKAEVYGPDAE, via the coding sequence ATGAGCGTGGAACAGGGTGCCGGGACCACCGGTGAGGCGCTGGAGGTCTGGATCGACCAGGACCTGTGCACCGGTGACGGCATCTGCGCCCAGTACGCGCCCGAGGTGTTCGAGCTGGACATCGACGGTCTCGCCTACGTCAAGGGCACGGACGACGAGCTGTTGCAACACGCGGGGGCGACCACGCCCGTACCGCCGGCCCTGCTGACCGACGTGGTCGACTCGGCGAGGGAGTGCCCCGGCGAGTGCATCCACGTACGGCGCGTTTCGGACAAGGCCGAGGTCTACGGTCCCGACGCGGAGTGA
- the dop gene encoding depupylase/deamidase Dop, which produces MTVRRVMGIETEYGISVPGHPNANAMLTSSQIVNAYAAAMHRARRARWDFEEENPLRDARGFDLAREAADSSQLTDEDIGLANVILTNGARLYVDHAHPEYSAPEVTNPMDAVLWDKAGERIMAEAAERAAQLPGAQPIHLYKNNTDNKGASYGTHENYLMKRETAFSDIVRHLTPFFVSRQVFAGAGRVGIGQDGQEHGFQISQRADYFEVEVGLETTLKRPIINTRDEPHADAEKYRRLHVIIGDANLSEISTYLKLGTTALVLSMIEDGFIAVDLAVDQPVRALHQVSHDASLKHLVTLRSGRTLTAVQLQMEYYELARKYVEERYGADADDQTKDVLGRWEDTLNRLENDPMSLAGELDWVAKRELMEGYRRRDDVDWDAARLHLVDLQYADVRPDKGLYNRLVERGRIKRLLDEADVERARTKPPEDTRAYFRGRCLEQYADDVAAASWDSVIFDLPDRDSLQRVPTMEPLRGTRQHVKELLDRCRTAEDLVRVLSGG; this is translated from the coding sequence ATGACCGTACGGCGAGTAATGGGCATCGAGACGGAGTACGGCATCTCCGTTCCCGGTCACCCGAATGCCAATGCCATGCTCACCTCTTCCCAGATCGTCAACGCCTACGCGGCGGCGATGCACCGGGCCCGCCGGGCCCGCTGGGACTTCGAGGAGGAGAATCCGCTGCGGGACGCGCGGGGCTTCGACCTCGCCCGTGAGGCCGCCGACTCCAGCCAGCTCACGGACGAGGACATCGGCCTGGCCAACGTGATCCTCACCAACGGCGCGCGGCTCTACGTGGACCACGCCCACCCGGAGTACAGCGCTCCGGAGGTCACCAACCCGATGGACGCCGTGCTGTGGGACAAGGCCGGCGAACGGATCATGGCCGAGGCCGCCGAGCGGGCCGCGCAGCTCCCCGGCGCCCAGCCGATCCACCTGTACAAGAACAACACCGACAACAAGGGCGCCTCGTACGGCACGCACGAGAACTACCTGATGAAGCGGGAGACCGCCTTCTCCGACATCGTGCGCCACCTGACGCCCTTCTTCGTCTCCCGCCAGGTCTTCGCCGGGGCCGGCCGCGTGGGCATCGGCCAGGACGGGCAGGAACACGGCTTCCAGATCAGCCAGCGCGCGGACTACTTCGAGGTCGAGGTGGGGCTGGAGACCACCCTGAAACGGCCCATCATCAACACGCGCGACGAACCGCACGCGGACGCGGAGAAGTACCGGCGACTGCATGTGATCATCGGCGACGCGAACCTGTCGGAGATCTCGACCTATCTGAAGCTGGGTACGACCGCTCTGGTGCTGTCGATGATCGAGGACGGTTTCATCGCCGTGGACCTCGCCGTCGACCAGCCCGTGCGTGCCCTGCACCAGGTCTCGCACGACGCCTCACTGAAACACCTCGTCACCCTGCGCAGCGGTCGCACGCTGACCGCCGTCCAGCTCCAGATGGAGTACTACGAGCTGGCGCGCAAGTACGTCGAGGAACGGTACGGCGCCGACGCCGACGACCAGACCAAGGACGTCCTCGGCCGGTGGGAGGACACCCTCAACCGGCTGGAGAACGACCCCATGAGCCTCGCCGGCGAACTGGACTGGGTCGCCAAGCGGGAGCTGATGGAGGGCTACCGGCGCCGGGACGACGTCGACTGGGACGCGGCCCGGCTCCACCTGGTCGACCTCCAGTACGCGGACGTACGCCCCGACAAGGGCCTCTACAACCGGCTGGTGGAGCGCGGGCGCATCAAGCGGCTGCTGGACGAGGCGGATGTCGAGCGGGCCCGCACCAAGCCGCCCGAGGACACCCGCGCCTACTTCCGCGGGCGCTGCCTGGAGCAGTACGCGGACGACGTGGCCGCGGCCTCCTGGGACTCGGTGATCTTCGATCTGCCGGACCGGGACTCGCTCCAGCGGGTGCCGACGATGGAGCCGCTGCGCGGCACGCGTCAGCACGTCAAGGAACTGCTGGACCGCTGCCGCACCGCGGAGGACCTGGTCAGGGTCCTCTCCGGCGGCTGA
- a CDS encoding ubiquitin-like protein Pup: MATKDTGGGQQKATRSTEEVEEQAQDAQAAEDLKERQEKLSDDVDSVLDEIDDVLEENAEDFVRSFVQKGGQ; this comes from the coding sequence ATGGCGACCAAGGACACCGGCGGCGGGCAGCAGAAGGCCACGCGTTCCACCGAGGAGGTCGAGGAGCAGGCGCAGGACGCGCAGGCCGCCGAGGATCTCAAGGAGCGGCAGGAGAAGCTGAGCGACGACGTGGACTCCGTCCTGGACGAGATCGACGACGTCCTGGAGGAGAACGCGGAGGACTTCGTGCGGTCCTTCGTCCAAAAGGGTGGACAGTAG
- the prcB gene encoding proteasome subunit beta, translating to MEANTRSTGRLPAAFLTPGSSSFMDFLGEHQPELLPGNRQLPPVQGVVEAPHGTTIVAVTFPGGVVLAGDRRATMGNVIAQRDIEKVFPADEYSAVGIAGTAGLAVEMVKLFQLELEHFEKVEGAQLSLEGKANRLSTMIRSNLGMAMQGLAVVPLFAGYDVDRGKGRIFSYDVTGGRSEEYHFAATGSGSVFARGAMKKLFHGELTEEQATTLVVQALYDAADDDSATGGPDVARRIYPIITVITEDGFRRLTEDESSALSRSVLERRLEQPDGPRAALL from the coding sequence GTGGAAGCCAACACTCGTAGCACCGGGCGTCTACCAGCTGCCTTCCTGACGCCTGGGTCCTCCTCCTTCATGGACTTCCTCGGCGAGCACCAGCCGGAGCTGCTCCCGGGCAACCGTCAGCTCCCGCCGGTGCAGGGCGTGGTCGAGGCGCCGCACGGCACCACGATCGTGGCCGTGACGTTCCCCGGCGGCGTGGTGCTCGCCGGCGACCGTCGCGCCACCATGGGCAACGTCATCGCGCAGCGCGACATCGAGAAGGTCTTCCCGGCCGACGAGTACTCGGCCGTGGGCATCGCCGGCACCGCCGGGCTCGCCGTGGAGATGGTCAAGCTCTTCCAGCTCGAACTGGAGCACTTCGAGAAGGTCGAGGGCGCGCAGCTCTCCCTGGAGGGCAAGGCCAACCGGCTCTCCACCATGATCCGCTCCAACCTCGGCATGGCCATGCAGGGCCTCGCGGTGGTGCCGCTCTTCGCCGGGTACGACGTGGACCGCGGCAAGGGCCGCATCTTCTCCTACGACGTGACGGGCGGGCGCTCCGAGGAGTACCACTTCGCGGCCACGGGCTCGGGCTCCGTCTTCGCCCGCGGCGCGATGAAGAAGCTCTTCCACGGCGAACTCACCGAGGAGCAGGCCACGACCCTCGTGGTCCAGGCCCTCTACGACGCGGCCGACGACGACTCCGCGACCGGTGGCCCCGACGTCGCCCGCCGGATCTACCCGATCATCACTGTGATCACCGAGGACGGCTTCCGACGGCTGACCGAGGACGAGTCCTCCGCGTTGTCCCGGTCGGTCCTGGAGCGCCGCCTGGAGCAGCCCGACGGGCCGCGGGCCGCGCTGCTGTGA
- a CDS encoding tRNA (adenine-N1)-methyltransferase: MSEPTGAARRRGPFTVGDQVQLTDPKGRHYTFTLEAGKNFHTHKGSFPHDELIGAPEGSVVRTTGNVAYLALRPLLPDYVLSMPRGAAVVYPKDAGQILAFADIFPGARVVEAGVGSGSLSSFLLRAIGDQGMLHSYERREDFADIARQNVERYFGGPHPAWQLTVGDLQDNLSDTDVDRVILDMLAPWECLDAVSKALVPGGILCCYVATTTQLARTVESIREIGCFNEPTSWETMIRNWHIEGLAVRPDHRMIGHTGFLLTARRLADGVEPPMRRRRPAKGAYGEDYSGPNADGGAGR, encoded by the coding sequence ATGTCCGAACCGACCGGTGCCGCCCGCAGGCGCGGGCCCTTCACGGTCGGGGACCAGGTACAGCTGACCGACCCCAAGGGCCGCCACTACACCTTCACGCTCGAAGCAGGGAAGAATTTCCACACCCACAAGGGTTCCTTCCCGCACGACGAGCTGATCGGCGCTCCCGAGGGCAGTGTGGTCCGCACCACCGGCAACGTCGCCTATCTCGCGCTGCGCCCCCTGCTCCCCGACTACGTCCTGTCCATGCCCCGCGGGGCGGCCGTCGTCTACCCGAAGGACGCGGGACAGATCCTCGCCTTCGCCGACATCTTCCCCGGCGCGCGCGTCGTCGAGGCCGGCGTCGGCTCCGGCTCGCTCAGCAGCTTCCTGCTCCGTGCCATCGGCGACCAGGGGATGCTGCACTCCTACGAGCGGCGCGAGGACTTCGCCGACATCGCCCGGCAGAACGTGGAGCGCTACTTCGGCGGCCCCCACCCCGCCTGGCAGCTCACCGTCGGCGACCTCCAGGACAACCTGTCCGACACCGACGTCGACCGGGTCATCCTCGACATGCTCGCCCCCTGGGAGTGCCTGGACGCCGTCTCCAAGGCCCTCGTCCCCGGCGGCATCCTCTGCTGCTACGTCGCCACCACCACCCAGCTCGCGCGGACCGTCGAGTCCATCCGCGAGATCGGCTGCTTCAACGAGCCGACCTCCTGGGAGACGATGATCCGCAACTGGCACATCGAGGGCCTGGCCGTCCGCCCGGACCACCGCATGATCGGCCACACCGGCTTCCTGCTCACCGCCCGGCGCCTCGCCGACGGCGTGGAGCCGCCCATGCGCCGCCGCCGTCCCGCCAAGGGCGCCTACGGCGAGGACTACTCCGGTCCCAACGCCGACGGAGGCGCCGGCCGCTGA
- the arc gene encoding proteasome ATPase, translated as MAAHDDDMNRGIRPGRGSEDPAGQVAYLEQEIAVLRRKLADSPRHTRILEERIVELQTNLAGVSAQNERLAHTLREARDQIVALKEEVDRLAQPPAGFGVFLQANEDGTADIFTGGRKLRVNVSPSVELDELRRGQEVMLNEALNVVEAMEYESVGDIVTLKEILEDGERALVLGHTDEERVVRLAEPLRGVTIRAGDALLLEPRSGYVYEVVPKSEVEELVLEEVPDIGYEQIGGLGGQIEAIRDAVELPYLYPDLFREHELRPPKGVLLYGPPGCGKTLIAKAVANSLAKKVAEVTGQAAGKSFFLNIKGPELLNKYVGETERQIRLVFQRAREKASEGTPVIVFFDEMESLFRTRGSGVSSDVENTIVPQLLAEIDGVEGLQNVVVIGASNREDMIDPAILRPGRLDVKIKIERPDAEAATDIFGKYLTERLPLHEDDLAEHAGDRGSTVQGMIQTAVEQMYAESEENRFLEVTYANGDKEVLYFKDFNSGAMIENIVGRAKKMAIKDFLEKTQKGLRVSHLLQACVDEFKENEDLPNTTNPDDWARISGKKGERIVYIRTLVTGKQGADTGRSIDTVANTGQYL; from the coding sequence GTGGCAGCCCACGACGACGACATGAACCGCGGCATCCGCCCGGGTCGAGGGTCCGAGGACCCGGCCGGGCAGGTGGCCTATCTTGAGCAGGAGATCGCCGTCCTGCGCCGCAAGCTCGCCGATTCTCCGCGGCACACGAGAATTCTCGAAGAGCGGATCGTCGAGTTGCAGACCAATCTGGCCGGCGTGTCCGCCCAGAACGAGCGGCTGGCCCATACGCTCCGCGAGGCCCGCGACCAGATCGTGGCCCTCAAGGAGGAGGTCGACCGGCTGGCCCAGCCACCGGCCGGCTTCGGCGTCTTCCTTCAGGCGAACGAGGACGGCACGGCCGACATCTTCACCGGCGGCCGCAAGCTCCGGGTGAACGTGAGCCCGAGCGTCGAGCTCGACGAGCTGCGGCGCGGCCAGGAAGTGATGCTCAACGAGGCGCTCAACGTGGTCGAGGCCATGGAGTACGAGAGCGTCGGCGACATCGTCACCCTCAAGGAGATCCTGGAGGACGGCGAGCGCGCGCTGGTCCTCGGCCACACCGACGAGGAGCGCGTGGTCAGGCTGGCGGAGCCGCTGCGCGGCGTCACCATCCGCGCCGGCGACGCCCTCCTGCTCGAACCCCGCTCCGGCTACGTCTACGAGGTCGTGCCGAAGAGCGAGGTCGAGGAACTGGTCCTCGAAGAGGTCCCCGACATCGGCTACGAGCAGATCGGCGGCCTCGGCGGACAGATCGAGGCGATCCGCGACGCGGTCGAGCTCCCCTATCTCTACCCCGACCTGTTCCGGGAGCACGAGCTGCGGCCGCCCAAGGGCGTCCTCCTCTACGGCCCGCCCGGCTGCGGCAAGACGCTCATCGCCAAGGCCGTGGCGAACTCGCTGGCCAAGAAGGTCGCCGAGGTGACCGGCCAGGCCGCCGGCAAGAGCTTCTTCCTCAACATCAAGGGCCCCGAGCTGCTGAACAAGTACGTCGGCGAGACCGAGCGGCAGATCCGCCTGGTCTTCCAGCGGGCCCGGGAGAAGGCGAGCGAGGGCACCCCCGTCATCGTCTTCTTCGACGAGATGGAGTCCCTGTTCCGCACCCGCGGCTCCGGCGTCAGCTCGGACGTGGAGAACACCATCGTCCCCCAGCTCCTCGCCGAGATCGACGGTGTGGAGGGCCTGCAGAACGTGGTCGTGATCGGTGCCTCCAACCGCGAGGACATGATCGACCCCGCCATCCTGCGGCCCGGCCGGCTCGACGTGAAGATCAAGATCGAGCGTCCGGACGCCGAGGCGGCCACGGACATCTTCGGCAAGTACCTCACCGAGCGCCTCCCGCTGCACGAGGACGACCTCGCGGAGCACGCGGGCGACCGGGGCTCCACCGTCCAGGGGATGATCCAGACGGCGGTCGAGCAGATGTACGCGGAATCCGAGGAGAACCGCTTCCTGGAGGTCACGTACGCCAATGGCGACAAGGAAGTCCTCTACTTCAAGGACTTCAATTCCGGTGCCATGATCGAGAACATCGTGGGCCGCGCCAAGAAGATGGCGATCAAGGACTTCCTGGAAAAGACCCAGAAGGGCCTTCGCGTCTCCCACCTGCTCCAGGCGTGCGTGGACGAGTTCAAGGAGAACGAGGACCTTCCCAACACCACCAACCCGGACGACTGGGCCCGCATCTCCGGAAAGAAGGGCGAACGGATCGTTTACATCCGTACGCTCGTCACCGGAAAGCAGGGCGCGGACACCGGACGGTCCATCGACACGGTGGCGAACACCGGTCAGTACCTGTAA
- a CDS encoding LacI family DNA-binding transcriptional regulator yields the protein MARSSTRPTSRDVARVAGVSQAAVSLVLGDKWRGRVSEPTARRVREAARELGYRPNLAARNLRLGRTRTVLLVVPALTTEFFAGVYTGAARVAAEHGFGVVLYPSPEGVGPAKDPFASAQAALDGVIASSMAADALSAIRGDQLPLVMLDSDPEGSLGAATVNLDIADGIRQVADHLLDLGHRRFLHLAADVPSWTFEVRADALAARLAAVPDAVLRTVRAPISIEGAQAATEAALRATGFRATALVCDDDKLAAGAYKAARRAGLRIPDDLSVTGLDDLGLATAIDPELTTVRLDAELFGERGMRALLAVLEGVAPQEGDIPVTLVPRASTAPPP from the coding sequence GTGGCACGCAGCAGCACCCGTCCCACGAGCCGGGACGTCGCCCGGGTCGCCGGCGTCTCCCAGGCCGCGGTCTCCCTGGTGCTCGGCGACAAGTGGCGCGGGCGGGTCTCGGAGCCGACCGCGCGGCGGGTCCGGGAGGCGGCGCGGGAGCTGGGCTACCGCCCCAACCTGGCCGCCCGCAATCTGCGCCTGGGCCGCACCCGTACGGTGCTCCTGGTCGTGCCGGCGCTGACCACGGAGTTCTTCGCGGGCGTCTACACGGGCGCCGCGCGGGTCGCCGCGGAGCACGGCTTCGGCGTGGTCCTCTACCCGTCCCCGGAGGGCGTCGGCCCGGCCAAGGACCCCTTCGCCTCGGCGCAGGCCGCCCTGGACGGCGTCATCGCCTCCTCGATGGCCGCCGACGCGCTCAGCGCGATCCGCGGCGACCAGTTGCCGCTGGTGATGCTGGACAGCGACCCCGAGGGCAGCCTCGGCGCGGCGACGGTCAACCTGGACATCGCGGACGGCATCCGCCAGGTCGCGGACCACCTGCTCGACCTCGGGCACCGGCGTTTCCTGCACCTGGCGGCGGACGTCCCGTCCTGGACCTTCGAGGTCCGCGCCGACGCCCTGGCCGCCCGCCTGGCGGCCGTGCCGGACGCGGTGCTGCGCACGGTCCGGGCCCCCATCTCCATCGAGGGCGCCCAGGCCGCCACCGAGGCGGCCCTGCGCGCGACGGGGTTCCGTGCCACGGCCCTGGTCTGCGACGACGACAAGCTGGCGGCCGGCGCCTACAAGGCGGCCCGGCGCGCGGGCCTGCGCATCCCGGACGACCTCTCGGTCACGGGCCTGGACGACCTGGGCCTGGCGACGGCCATCGACCCGGAGCTGACCACGGTCCGCCTGGACGCCGAGCTCTTCGGCGAGCGCGGCATGCGCGCCCTCCTGGCCGTGCTGGAGGGCGTCGCCCCGCAGGAGGGCGACATCCCCGTCACCCTCGTCCCCCGGGCCTCCACGGCCCCGCCTCCGTAG
- the prcA gene encoding proteasome subunit alpha — MSTPFYVSPQQAMADRAEYARKGIARGRSLVVLQYADGIVFVGENPSRALHKFSEIYDRIGFAAAGKYNEYENLRIGGVRYADLRGYTYDRDDVTARGLANVYAQTLGTIFSSSAEKPYEVELVVAEVGERPEGDQIYRLPHDGSIVDEHGSVAVGGNAEQISSYLDQRHRDGMTLAEALRLAVQALSRDTNGSEREIPAERLEVAVLDRTRPQMRKFKRIVGGQLVRLLEAGAGSSAEAEGDAGSAAGTEGDTAEE; from the coding sequence GTGTCGACGCCGTTCTATGTCTCACCCCAGCAGGCCATGGCCGACCGCGCGGAGTACGCCCGCAAGGGCATCGCCCGCGGACGCAGCCTCGTGGTGCTGCAGTACGCCGACGGCATCGTCTTCGTCGGCGAGAACCCGTCCCGCGCGCTGCACAAGTTCAGCGAGATCTACGACCGGATCGGCTTCGCCGCCGCCGGCAAGTACAACGAGTACGAGAACCTGCGCATCGGCGGCGTCCGCTACGCCGACCTGCGCGGCTACACCTACGACCGGGACGACGTCACCGCCCGCGGACTGGCCAACGTCTACGCGCAGACCCTCGGCACGATCTTCTCCAGCTCCGCGGAGAAGCCGTACGAGGTCGAACTGGTCGTCGCCGAGGTCGGCGAGCGGCCCGAGGGCGACCAGATCTACCGGCTGCCGCACGACGGCTCCATCGTGGACGAGCACGGGTCCGTCGCCGTCGGCGGCAACGCGGAGCAGATCAGCAGCTACCTGGACCAGCGCCACCGGGACGGCATGACCCTCGCGGAGGCCCTCCGGCTGGCCGTGCAGGCGCTGTCGCGGGACACCAACGGCAGCGAGCGGGAGATCCCCGCGGAGCGGCTGGAGGTGGCGGTGCTGGACCGGACCCGGCCGCAGATGCGGAAGTTCAAGCGGATCGTGGGCGGGCAGCTCGTGCGGCTGCTGGAGGCGGGGGCGGGCTCCTCCGCCGAAGCCGAAGGCGACGCCGGCTCCGCTGCCGGGACCGAGGGCGACACGGCCGAGGAGTAG
- a CDS encoding MFS transporter: MAAGYLEILRARHAVRLLVGTLVGRLPNATAAIAVVLFVRAEGGSYSLAGALAAVYGVANAVGQPLLGRLVDLRGQPRVQLPAAVLSALAMAVFAFAGTDPAPVAYAAVAAAGLFTPPLEGGLRALWPSVLPKEDQVHAAYAMDAVAQEVMFTLGPLLVTVCVSLWSPQAALLILNGLGVLGALSVVVSPPSRAWRSAPREAHWLGALRSRGLLALLGAFLFIGMALGSITVASVPYADDHGGDAVYGWMMAGLGLGALVGGAVYGARQWAGEPSRRLRLLVALLAVCYLPLTLMPGAVPMVLLTVVAGVFLAPSIACAFVLVDLHAPRGTVTEAFSWLVTTFTVGASVGTGLAGPVVEAGGALWGFAVPGAAGAVSLLVLVCTGRVLAVPAGRGFVAASSENDPNRALEPRFSSGDRA, translated from the coding sequence GTGGCCGCCGGGTATCTGGAGATCCTCAGGGCGCGGCATGCCGTCCGGCTGCTCGTCGGCACGCTGGTGGGGCGGCTGCCCAACGCCACCGCGGCGATCGCCGTCGTGCTGTTCGTCCGGGCCGAGGGCGGCTCCTACAGCCTCGCCGGCGCGCTCGCGGCCGTCTACGGCGTCGCCAACGCCGTCGGCCAGCCGCTGCTGGGCCGCCTGGTGGACCTGCGCGGGCAGCCCCGGGTGCAGTTGCCCGCCGCCGTGCTGTCGGCGCTCGCCATGGCCGTCTTCGCCTTCGCCGGGACCGATCCGGCGCCGGTCGCCTACGCGGCCGTGGCCGCCGCCGGCCTCTTCACCCCGCCGCTGGAGGGCGGGCTGCGGGCGCTGTGGCCCAGCGTGCTGCCCAAGGAGGACCAGGTGCACGCGGCGTACGCGATGGACGCCGTGGCCCAGGAGGTCATGTTCACCCTCGGCCCGCTGCTCGTGACGGTCTGCGTGTCGCTCTGGTCGCCCCAGGCGGCCCTGCTGATCCTCAACGGGCTGGGGGTGCTCGGTGCCCTGTCCGTGGTCGTCTCGCCGCCCTCGCGCGCGTGGCGCTCGGCCCCGCGCGAGGCGCACTGGCTGGGCGCCCTGCGCTCCCGGGGCCTGCTGGCGCTGCTCGGCGCCTTCCTGTTCATCGGCATGGCGCTCGGTTCGATCACCGTCGCCTCGGTGCCGTACGCGGACGACCACGGCGGCGACGCGGTCTACGGCTGGATGATGGCCGGCCTCGGACTGGGCGCGCTGGTGGGCGGGGCCGTCTACGGGGCCCGGCAGTGGGCCGGTGAGCCGTCCCGGCGACTGCGGCTGCTGGTCGCCCTGCTGGCGGTGTGTTACCTCCCGCTGACCCTGATGCCCGGCGCCGTGCCGATGGTGCTGCTCACCGTGGTCGCCGGCGTCTTCCTCGCGCCGAGCATCGCCTGCGCGTTCGTCCTCGTCGACCTGCACGCGCCGCGCGGCACGGTGACGGAGGCGTTCTCCTGGCTCGTGACGACGTTCACCGTCGGCGCGTCGGTCGGAACGGGCCTCGCGGGACCGGTCGTCGAGGCGGGCGGGGCGCTGTGGGGCTTCGCCGTGCCCGGCGCGGCCGGAGCCGTGTCGCTGCTCGTCCTGGTGTGCACCGGACGGGTCCTCGCAGTTCCCGCCGGGAGAGGGTTTGTCGCCGCTTCCTCGGAAAATGATCCGAACCGTGCCCTCGAACCCCGTTTCAGTTCGGGTGATCGGGCGTAA
- a CDS encoding site-2 protease family protein has translation MNVSGGSGHPRSGDDQPAEPHTGPGTPAAGPEHPDPTTPGAATGGTDGGERPEHAERPEPPERADEGAREARGAGEPEDTDETRGAGSTEETGGTRGTGGSEEAGGTRGTGGSEEAGGTRGTGGTGETSDGPRHHRDHAHPEHSAHHQHAGGHAGPVEHPTPSAPRSEAHTDGGTGAPGGPGAPRSEAHTGGTGEGPGKPPQRPEPGGGLLMGRLFGVPVYVAPSWFLVAILITWVFGGQLERVLPELGAARYLVSLFFAVAFYASVLIHELAHTVIALRFKLPVRRIQLQFFGGVSEIEKEAETPGREFVLAFVGPLLSLVLAGVFYGALLGVEPGTVPGVLLAGLMISNLIVAVFNLLPGLPLDGGRMLRAVVWKITGKPMSGTVAAAWVGRALAVSVLIGLPLLTQSGALGSPAQNSVGMDTVMDALLAAILAAIIWTGAGNSLRMARLREHLPELRARALTRRAVPVPGDTPLSEALRRANASGARALVVVDGEGHPVSLVREAAIVGVPEHRRPWVAVSTLAHDITEGMRVSAELSGEELLDALRTTPATEYLVVEESGAIYGVLSAADVEKAFVKAMARPS, from the coding sequence GTGAACGTGAGCGGCGGGAGCGGGCACCCGCGGTCCGGCGACGACCAGCCGGCCGAGCCCCACACTGGGCCCGGAACCCCGGCCGCCGGCCCCGAGCACCCGGACCCCACGACCCCCGGGGCTGCCACCGGGGGCACGGACGGCGGGGAGCGCCCGGAACACGCGGAGCGACCGGAACCCCCGGAGCGCGCGGACGAGGGCGCGCGCGAGGCCCGTGGTGCCGGTGAGCCCGAGGACACGGACGAGACCCGAGGCGCCGGCAGTACGGAAGAAACCGGTGGTACGAGGGGGACCGGCGGTTCGGAAGAGGCCGGTGGTACGAGGGGGACCGGCGGTTCGGAAGAGGCCGGTGGTACGAGGGGGACCGGTGGCACGGGGGAGACCTCCGACGGCCCCCGCCACCACCGTGACCACGCGCACCCCGAACACTCCGCCCACCACCAGCACGCCGGCGGCCACGCCGGCCCCGTCGAGCACCCCACCCCCAGCGCTCCCCGCTCCGAGGCCCACACGGACGGCGGCACCGGTGCCCCCGGCGGTCCCGGCGCCCCCCGCTCCGAGGCCCACACCGGCGGCACCGGCGAGGGTCCCGGCAAGCCCCCGCAACGGCCCGAGCCCGGGGGAGGGCTGCTCATGGGGCGGCTCTTCGGCGTCCCCGTGTACGTCGCCCCGAGCTGGTTCCTGGTCGCCATCCTGATCACCTGGGTCTTCGGCGGCCAGCTGGAGCGCGTACTGCCCGAACTCGGCGCCGCCCGCTACCTCGTCTCGCTCTTCTTCGCCGTCGCGTTCTACGCCTCCGTGCTCATCCACGAGCTGGCCCACACCGTCATCGCGCTCCGCTTCAAACTCCCGGTGCGCCGCATCCAGCTCCAGTTCTTCGGCGGCGTCTCCGAGATCGAGAAGGAGGCCGAGACCCCGGGCCGCGAGTTCGTCCTCGCCTTCGTCGGACCGCTGCTCTCCCTCGTCCTCGCCGGAGTCTTCTACGGCGCCCTGCTCGGCGTGGAACCGGGCACCGTCCCCGGCGTGCTCCTGGCCGGCCTGATGATCTCCAACCTCATCGTGGCCGTCTTCAACCTGCTCCCCGGCCTCCCCCTGGACGGCGGCCGGATGCTGCGCGCCGTCGTCTGGAAGATCACCGGCAAGCCGATGAGCGGTACGGTCGCCGCCGCCTGGGTCGGCCGGGCGCTCGCCGTCTCCGTCCTGATCGGCCTGCCGCTGCTCACCCAGTCCGGGGCGCTCGGCTCGCCCGCGCAGAACAGCGTCGGCATGGACACGGTGATGGACGCGCTGCTGGCCGCGATCCTCGCCGCGATCATCTGGACCGGCGCCGGCAACAGCCTGCGCATGGCCCGCCTGCGCGAACACCTCCCCGAGCTGCGCGCCCGCGCCCTCACCCGGCGCGCGGTCCCGGTCCCCGGCGACACGCCCCTGTCGGAGGCGCTGCGCCGCGCCAACGCCTCCGGGGCCCGCGCCCTGGTCGTCGTCGACGGCGAGGGCCACCCCGTCTCCCTGGTCCGGGAGGCCGCCATCGTCGGCGTGCCGGAGCACCGCCGCCCCTGGGTCGCGGTCAGCACCCTGGCCCACGACATCACCGAGGGCATGCGCGTCTCTGCCGAGCTGTCCGGCGAGGAACTCCTCGACGCGCTGCGCACCACCCCGGCGACCGAGTACCTGGTCGTCGAGGAGTCCGGCGCGATCTACGGCGTGCTCTCCGCGGCGGACGTGGAGAAGGCGTTCGTCAAGGCGATGGCCCGCCCCTCGTGA